A single genomic interval of Capricornis sumatraensis isolate serow.1 chromosome 11, serow.2, whole genome shotgun sequence harbors:
- the RPL7 gene encoding large ribosomal subunit protein uL30, whose product MEVVEEKKKKVPAVPETLKKKRKNFAELKIKRLRKKFAQKMLRKARRKLIYEKAKHYHKEYRQMYRTEIRMARMARKAGNFYVPAEPKLAFVIRIRGINGVSPKVRKVLQLLRLRQIFNGTFVKLNKASINMLRIVEPYIAWGYPNLKSVNELIYKRGYGKINKKRIALTDNALIARSLGKYGIICMEDLIHEIYTVGKRFKEANNFLWPFKLSSPRGGMKKKTTHFVEGGDAGNREDQINRLIRRMN is encoded by the exons ATGGAGGTTGTAGA agagaagaaaaagaaggttcCTGCTGTGCCAGAAACCCTTAAGAAAAAGCGGAAGAATTTCGCAGAGCTTAAGATCAAGCGACTGAGAAAGAAGTTTGCCCAAAAGATG CTTCGAAAGGCAAGGAGGAAGCTTATCTATGAAAAAGCTAAGCATTACCACAAGGAATACAGGCAGATGTACAGAACTGAAATTCGAATGGCTAGGATGGCACGAAAAGCCGGCAACTTCTATGTACCTGCGGAACCCAAATTGGCGTTTGTCATCAGGATCAGAGG TATCAACGGTGTGAGCCCAAAGGTTCGAAAGGTGCTGCAGCTCCTTCGCCTCCGGCAGATCTTCAACGGCACCTTTGTGAAGCTCAACAAGGCATCAATTAATATGCTGAGAATTGTGGAGCCATACATTGCATGGGG gTACCCAAATCTGAAGTCTGTAAATGAATTGATCTACAAGCGTGGTTATGGCAAAATCAACAAAAAGCGAATTGCCCTGACAGACAATGCATTGATTGCTCGATCTCTTG GGAAATATGGAATCATCTGCATGGAGGATCTGATTCATGAGATCTATACCGTTGGAAAACGTTTCAAAGAAGCAAACAACTTCCTGTGGCCCTTTAAATTGTCTTCTCCACGAGgtggaatgaagaaaaagacCACCCATTTTGTAGAAGGTGGAGATGCTGGCAACAGGGAAGACCAGATCAACAGGCTTATTAGAAGGATGAACTAA